Proteins encoded in a region of the candidate division TA06 bacterium B3_TA06 genome:
- the amrS gene encoding AmmeMemoRadiSam system radical SAM enzyme, whose protein sequence is MKEALFYEKLKDNTVRCKLCFHECTLKEGQTGFCLVRRNVKGTLVAETYGELVAAHLDPIEKKPLYHFHPGEAILSVAANGCNLACPFCQNAEIARHRTRSRQATPEELVKMAIEHASKGIAYTYTEPLVWYEYLLDASKAAHEAGLYNVIVTNGTIDEEPLEALLSHLDAANVDLKGDERFYREVVRGDKESTLRTIRMLHEAGVHVEVTNLLIPEVNDSPAEIDEVVSFIEDLDPTIPLHISRFFPHGSYNVPPTPVKTMLRAYEQTHARLPYVYLGNLILVKGQNTLCPDCGALLVRRMGYGVEIGKTEGNRCAACGREVDIVL, encoded by the coding sequence ATGAAAGAAGCTTTATTTTACGAGAAGCTCAAGGATAACACAGTTCGCTGCAAACTGTGTTTCCATGAATGCACCTTAAAGGAGGGCCAGACCGGATTCTGCCTTGTGCGGCGTAACGTGAAAGGAACGCTTGTAGCCGAAACCTACGGTGAACTGGTAGCCGCACATCTTGATCCGATTGAAAAGAAGCCGCTGTATCACTTTCATCCAGGGGAGGCGATACTTTCGGTAGCGGCAAACGGCTGCAACCTGGCCTGCCCCTTCTGCCAGAACGCCGAGATCGCCCGACATCGCACACGCTCCAGACAGGCAACCCCGGAGGAACTTGTCAAGATGGCGATTGAGCACGCCTCCAAGGGGATCGCCTACACATATACCGAACCACTGGTATGGTATGAGTATCTTCTGGACGCAAGCAAGGCCGCGCATGAGGCCGGACTCTACAACGTGATCGTCACCAACGGCACGATTGACGAGGAACCGCTTGAGGCGCTGCTTTCCCATCTCGATGCCGCAAACGTCGACCTTAAAGGGGATGAACGTTTCTACCGCGAGGTGGTGAGGGGCGATAAGGAAAGCACCCTTCGGACAATCCGTATGCTGCATGAGGCCGGGGTGCACGTGGAGGTGACCAACCTCTTGATACCTGAGGTCAATGACTCGCCGGCAGAGATAGATGAGGTAGTCTCGTTCATAGAGGACCTTGATCCTACCATCCCTTTGCACATCTCGCGTTTCTTTCCTCATGGCTCCTACAACGTCCCACCGACACCGGTCAAGACCATGCTGCGGGCCTATGAACAAACCCACGCTCGCCTGCCTTACGTCTATCTCGGCAATCTGATCCTTGTGAAAGGGCAAAACACCCTGTGTCCGGACTGCGGAGCCCTGCTTGTCAGACGTATGGGCTACGGGGTCGAGATAGGAAAAACCGAAGGAAACCGATGTGCTGCCTGCGGCCGCGAGGTTGATATAGTCCTGTGA